AATACCTTGAATTCCTGTGAAACCTTCAGCATTGCCACCTCATTGGGTCGCGATTCAGTGCTGAAATTAAATAATGGAGACATAAATTGGCGTCTTATACACATTCTGCAACCCAATTGCAAAAGTGCATGGTGGGCTTTGGATTATCGGCCGGTTTTCCAGTATCAAATAAAGAAAAACTGGGAAACTCCATGACATACGGTTATGATTTGCGCAGAACAAAAAATAACAAATTGGCAACAGATTTAGATGAAACTTGATTTTCCAAAGTCCATTCTTTGGGCCAGTTTTTTGCTTATTCTCTGGCAGCCTGTGCATGCTGGGGACTTGTCGCTGGATGAAATAGACAAGCTGTTCAGCCAACTGGAAACAGATCCATCTCAATTTGAGTCAATTCCCGAGCAGGTTGAACTGCTGAAACAAAATATTGCCGCCGACGACATCCCCCGAACCCTGCGCCTGAAACGGGCACTCTGTTGGTCACCCGACCTGACCAAAGAAAATGCTCTGGATAAGGCTTTGAATTATGCCAATGAACAGCTTGCGCTGCCCATGGTTCAGGCTGATATCCCCAGCCAAGCCGATTTGACACTCTGCCGTGGCTGGCTATTGCAGGAAAAAGGCGTCATGGCCGACGCCATGAGTGATTACAACCGCTCGGTTGCCCTCGCCTATCAATCGGAAGAACCCCGTCTCATAGCCGATAGCCGCAGCCTCAGGGGCGCCCTGCTTTCTTATCAGGGTAACTTTGCCGATGCACTGGAAGATCTCATCACCTCCCAACATCTTTACGAAAGCCTGAATCAAACCTACTGGGCCAGATACAACCTCCTTGAGCTTGCTACCAGTTATCGCCGTTTCGGCGACCCGGCCACGGCTATTCGTTACTACGAAGATCTCCTGCAAAAGTACACAGAGATAAAAGACAGCTTTGCCATTGTGGGGGTAAAGGCCGAAATGGCCATGGCATATGAAACCCTGGAAGAATATGACAAGGCACTCATCTACTATCGTGAGGTACTGGCAAGCTGGGAAGCGCAAAAAGATCCCGTCAACATTGCCGCCACCCGGGTAAACATGAGCGGTACCCTCATTAAGCTTGGCAGGTTGAAAGAGGCAAAGGCCGAGTTAGAGCTGGCCTTTGCGGATGTAAAACCAGAGCATGTGGGCTTCTATGCCTTCAAGCACTTGTTTATGGCTCAAATTTTGCTCGCGGAGGGTAAACCCATGGATGCTTTGCCGCTGCTGCAAATTGGCGAAGAGAGTTTCCGCAATGTGGAAAACAGCCGTGGATTAGCCGAACTCTATGCCACCAAAAGCCAGGCCTATGCCGCCCTCGAAGACTGGGCCAACGCATTTTATAGCCTTGAGATACAGAACTCGCTCCATACTCAACTGGACAGTCAGCTGCAATCTCAGCGCACCACAGAGATGCGCACCCGATTCGATACCGACAGAATAGAAAATGAAAACCGCCAGCTGATTGCATATCAGCGGTTGCGGGAAAAAGAGATGGCCATATTGCAGGAAAATAAATTGCTGCAATTCACCATTATTATCATGGGCATTATTATCCTCAGCATAGTGTCTATTTTTGCCTATAAGCAGGCACAGCGCTCAAAGCTGATGGAACGGCTGGCCCTTACTGATCACCTGACGCAACTGGCCAATCGCCGACATACCTACCATGAAGGCGAGGCTATGTTCCGAAGCGCCAGGCCAGGCAGTCCACTCTCGGTTATCCTGTTTGATGCCGACCATTTCAAAAAAATCAATGACCATTTCGGCCATGATGTTGGTGATAAGGTACTGATAGCCATGGCTCAAAGCAGCGTTGGGCAAATGCGTAAAGGCGATTTGGTCGGCCGTATCGGGGGGGAAGAATTTCTGGCGCTGCTGCCACACACTACCCTGGAGCAGGCCGTGGAAATTGCCGAACGCCTGCGGTTAACCATAGAAACCACGGATTTGTCAGAGGTTGCTCCCGGCCTTGGTATGAGCATCAGTGCCGGTGTTGCCACTTTGGACAGCAGTCGGGATAAAAACTTTTCCAGTTTCCTTAACCGGGCCGATCATGCGCTGTACCGCGCAAAACACAATGGCCGTAACCGGGTAGAGAAAGAGGATTAATCTTCCGGCGTCAAATGCCAGAGAATGTGGCTCTGAGTATTTTCTACCGGCATGTTGAACCACCGCTCATAGAGCTCGGCAAAACCGCCCTCTTCCTGAAAGTCAGCGAGCGCCTGATGCCATTGCTGCACCGTCAATGCAGGTGTGCCACGCGAAAACGCAAGATAAAGCTCCACCCTCTCCAATTCAAACAACGGGGTAATCGCAAACTCTGTTGTACCGGCCTGACTCAGCAACATACTGACGGCCAAATCCGCCTGACACCAGTAGCGAACTCTTCCTGCCAGCAGTTGCCTCAGGGACTGCAACGGGTAGCTGGATACTTCAACGTTTTTTACCCCGCTTTTTTTGAGGATCCGTTCAGAAGGCGAACCCCGATATACCCCCAAACTGCCATACTCAGCAGCCGCATCCAGGCTTGTGGGTATGTCGGTATCTGTCGCCAGCTTGTACACCTTAATCCTCGCGGTCGCGATAGGCCCCACAAAATCAAACTGACTGCGCCTCGAATCTCTGAGCGCTGTGGAAAACAGTAATATATTGGGGAGCTGAGACGCCACACTGTAGGCCCTGGCCCAGGGCAATACCTCTATGTTGGCCCCTTCATTCAGCCGGGCCTTTAAATGCTCAACCAACTCCACCGCATAACCCGTGGCCTTCTCACCTTCAAGGTAACTCAGTGGTGGCAAGGGTTCCGTCAACAGGCGCAGCCTTATCGGAGCAGTGGGGTCTGCCGCTTCTCCTTTTGCCATCAACGAAAAACACAGCAGGGCAGTAAGCAGCAAATAGCATGTATAGCCCAATCGATGCATTCCTTAACCTCAACGCCAGCCGGTTTAACTCCAGCATAGCGGCCAAAACGCAGACAGACCAGCAAAGCTTTGCCTGACGCTGACGGCAAAAACTGCTACTATCCGCCCGAGATTGACTATCTGCTTAAGCCAATGACTTCAACCCCCTCTCACGCCCAACTCAGCGACCTTGCCCGGCTAATCAAAGACTGGGGCAAAGCACTCGGCTTTTCGGGGCTGGGGATCACGGACACTGATTTATCGGCCGAAGAGCCCCGATTCCTTGACTGGCTGGCCAAGGGGTATCACGGTGAGATGGCCTATATGGAAAGCCACGGCCTGATGCGTACCCGAGCGCAGGAGCTGCACCCCGGCACCATCAGGGTTATCGCAGCGCGCATGGATTACCTACCCGAGAACGCCGGATTTGCCGCAAACCTGCGCGATCCCAATCTTGGCTATATTTCCCGCTACGCCGGTGGCCGCGACTATCACAAGCTCATACGCAACCGATTGAAAAAGCTCGGCGAGCAAATCGATGCCTGGCTTGACGAACGTGGCTTTGCGTCGTCAAACTTTCGCCCTTTTGTCGACTCTGCCCCCATTCTTGAGCGGCCGCTGGCTGAAAAAGCAGGCCTTGGCTGGACCGGCAAGCACTCGCTTATTCTTAATCATCAGGCTGGCAGCTGGTTCTTTTTGGGAGAACTGCTGGTTAACCTGCCGCTGCCCATAGACATTCCCATCGCCAACGATTGTGGCACCTGCGTGGCGTGCATCAAAAGCTGCCCAACCGATGCCATAGTCGCGCCCTATGTAGTCGATGGCAAACGCTGTATTTCCTATCTCACCATCGAGCTTCAGGGCGCTATCCCGGAAGAATTCCGCCCATTGATGGGTAATCGCATCTATGGCTGCGATGATTGTCAGCTGGCCTGCCCGGTCAACAGTGGCTCGCCGCTTTCCAGCGAAGCCGACTTTCAAACCCGGCAGCCACTCAAGTTGCCGTCGCTGCTTACGCTGTTTGCCTGGGATGAGCAAAGCTTTTTACGCCAAACCGAAGGCAGTGCCATTCGCCGTATTGGCCATAAAAGGTGGCTGAGAAACATCGCTGTGGCGCTGGGGAATGCCCCGGCAAGCCCCGATATCCTGAACGCCTTACACGCGCGCCTCAGGGATGAAGACGTGGATGAGATGGTAGCCGAACATATACATTGGGCCATCAAGCGTCAGCAAAGTGGCCTGACTGAAGAGAGCCGCAAGACGGCGCGCTTGGTGCGCGCCATCGAAAAAGGCATGCCCCGGGACGCCTAAGGCGTGTCCAGCGTAAACCCGATTTTCACTGTCACCTGCCAATGGGCTATCACACCTGCCTCAAGGTGACCGCGGGTTTCAACAACCTCGAACCAACGCAAATGATGCAGTGACTGCGCCGCCGCAGACACCGCATTACGAATCGCGTCATCGCTGCTGAGGGTAGAGGAACCTGTGACTTCAATTATCTTGTAGACATGATTCATGGCAAGCCTCCTTAAGGCGAGGGTGCCGCATTAAGCTGCAACCCCGATGATGTTCCCTCAGTATAGTCCCTGATTTCACGGGTAAGGATTCATCCAAGGCGTCGACGCAGCTCGCGGGAGGCATCCACCATGTTACGAAGTGCTGGCTCCACCTCATCCCAGGTGCGCGTCTTGAGGCCGCAGTCCGGGTTTACCCAAAGCTGCTTGAGCGGAATCCGCTTGGCCGCCCTTTCCATCAGCGCCACCATGGCCTCCACGTCCGGCGTGTTGGGCGAGTGGATATCGTACACGCCCGGGCCAATCTCGGCCGGATACTCAAAGTCTTCGAAGGCCCGCAGCAGCTCCATGGCCGAGCGGCTGGTCTCGATGGTGATCACATCGGCATCCATGGCGGCAATGGCAGCTATGGTGTCGTTAAACTCGCTGTAGCACATGTGGGTGTGAATTTGGGTGTCATCCCGCACGCAGGCAGCGCTGAGCTTAAAGGAGTCCACCGCCCAGTCGAGATACGTCTGCCAGTCGCCGCGGCGCAGCGGCAGCCCTTCCCGGAAGGCCGGCTCATCAATCTGGATAATGGCGATGCCCGCCCGCTCCAGATCCGCCACTTCATCGCGAATAGCCAGCGCAATCTCCTTGCAGATGGTTTCGCGGCTGATATCTTCCCGGGCGAAAGACCAGTGCAGAATGGTCACAGGCCCGGTCAGCATGCCTTTCACCGGCTTATCCGTAAGGCTCTGGGCGTACTCAGCCCAGTCCAGCGTCATAGGTTTTGGACGCGACACATCACCGTAAATCAGAGGCGGTTTCACGCAGCGGCTGCCATAACTCTGCACCCAACCATTTTTGGTAAAGCCAACGCCGTCGAGCTGCTCCCCAAAATACTCCACCATGTCGTTACGCTCGGCTTCACCGTGGACCAGCACATCGATACCAAGCTTTAATTGGCGGTCGATGGTATCGCGGCACACCTGCTTAAGCTGGTTGTCGTACTCGAGGGCGCTGATTTCACCTTTACGGGCACGGCTTCTCAGGGCGCGGATAGCTGGCGTCTGGGGAAAGGAGCCTATGGTGGTGGTAGGCAAGAGTGGCAATTTAAGCCGCTGTTGCTGCTGTTGCTGACGAACCGGAAACGCACTTTGACGCTCATAATCCGCGCAGGAAAGCGCAGCAAGGCGCGCAGCAACGGCGGCATCGGCGGCCTGGGCACGTTCGGCGCGGCGGGCCACGCACTCGGTGGCAATAGCGGCAGCCTCAGCGCCGTTGGGCACAGTGAGCAGGGTATTGAGGCTTCTCAGTTCCAGCAGCTTTTGTTTGGCAAAGGCAAGCTGGCGCTTGAGTTCAGGCTTAAGGGCCGTTTCGACATCAAGGTCCACCGGTGTGTGCAGCAGCGAGCAGGAGGTCGCCAGCCACAGGCGTTCACCAAGGTCTCTTGCCACCGGGGCAATGCGCTCAGCAATCAAATCCAGATCTGCGGCCCACACGTTACGGCCGTTGACGAGGCCCAGGCTCAGCACCTGCTGCTGTCCAAGCCTGGGCAGAAATACGTCTAGCTGCTCGGGGGCCGACACCAGGTCCAGGTGCAAGCCGGCCACCGGCAGCGCCTGAATAATCCCGGCATGGTGGGCTACTGAGCCATAGTAGCTGGTCAGCATCAGCTTAACCGACACGCAGGTAAAGGCCTGATATGCGGTTGAAAACGCCGCCAGCCAGTCTGCGTCAAGATCGAGTGCCAACACGGGCTCTTCAATCTGTATCCAGGTCACGCCCTGGGCGGCAAAGCGAGCAAGCAGCTCAACATAAGCCCCCAGCAGCTGGGGCAGCAGGCTTAACTTATCAAACTCACTGCCGTAGGCCTTAGACAAATACAGGAAAGACACGGGCCCGAGAATGCAGGGTTTGGGATCGTAGCCCAGTGCTTTTACTTCTTCGACTTCATCAAACAGCTGGGTCCAGGCAATGGAGAAGGCTTGGTTGGCGTGAAGCTCTGGCACTATGTAGTGATAGTTGGTGTTGAAATACTTGGTCATTTCCGCTGCGGCGGCCGCTTTACCACTTGGCGCACGGCCTCGGGCAACCCTGAACAGGGTATCCAAATCAACCTTGTCACCATCGCGATGGCGAACAGGAATGGCATTCAGGGTCGCCGCCAGGGTCAGCACCTGATCGTAATAAGCAAAGTCCCCCACGGGCAAACGTTCAACGCCAGCGTCGGCCTGCCACTGCCAATGGGTCTGACGCAATGCCTTGGCCTGCGCGAGCAGCTCATGCTGGGACAACTCTCCACGCCAGTATTGTTCGAGGGCGAATTTCAGCTCACGGCGACGGCCTATTCGTGGGAAGCCAAGACTATTTAATTGCATATTGTATACCTTGTTGGTTTAATATGAGCACATTTCAAAGAGGAACACCTGTTAAACAATTTTTAATAGGCGTCTGGACGTCTAGAAGTTTATTGTGGTAGTCTTCTGGCAAGCAAACGAATTGCGTTCACGGGCAACATGAACAAACTTCATGTGGAGTAGAGATGATAGAGCTAAGACACCTTCGAACCCTGATGGCACTGAAAGAGAGTGGCAGCCTTGCGGCCGCGGCCAAAAAGCGTTTTGTGACCCAGTCAGCCCTGTCTCATCAGATTAAAGAGCTGGAAACCCGCATCAACTCCCCTGTGTTCGTGAGAAAAAGTAAGCCCCTGTCTTTTACTCAGGAAGGCGCCAAACTGCTGAATCTGGCAGAAGAAATTCTGCCTCGGGTGATGGAAACCGAGTTTGTATTGAAGAAAGGCCTGGAAACCGATGCCCATTTGCTCAAGGTCGGCATCGAGTGTCACAGCTGTTTTCGTTGGCTGATGCCGGTGATGGAAGCCTTCAGGACTGAATATCCGAATGCGGATTTGGACTTGTCCAGCCGTCACCTGTTCGACTCACTCAATGCGCTGGAGTCCGGTGAGCTGGACATAGTACTGACATCCGATCCCGTACCCGGGCATCAACTGGCCTATCAGCATCTGTTTGATTTTGAGGTGCGCCTGGTGGTTGCCAAAGAGCACCCGCTGGCGAGCAAGAGCCAGGTACTGCCGAAAGATCTGGAAGGCTTGCCCATCATCAGCTACCCGGTGCCACTGGAACGTCTGGACCTGTTCCGACTGTTTCTGGAGCCTGCCGGCGTGGTGCCCGGAGTACAGAAGAGCTGCGATCTGACCTCGGTACTGTTTCAGCGCATCGCCTGCCAGGATGGCATTGCCGCCCTGCCCAGCTGGTCCATCAGTGAAGCACAGGGTCTGAGCCTGAGCAGTTTGCGTCTCGGAGCCGAAGGGCTGAAGCGCCCCTTGTTTGGTGCCTATCGCCGTGGCAGTGCCAACTCCCGCCAAATACAACGCTATCTCGAACTGGTGGCAGCAGAAGGCTTGGCCCGCCAGTCACAGTAAGTTCGTCTGTTAAACCGCCCACACCCGAAATTATTCATATAAAAAACGCCTGCAATTGCAGGCGTTTTTATATGTTGTTCTGTGAACTCATAGGGGATTAAGCAGCAAACCGCGCATCGACAATACCCTGCGCAACACCAAGCCGGCTGAGTTGGGGTTGCGGGTCTGGCGCAGGTTGTGGGCAATCATAAACTCTTCTTTGAGTTCTTCATCGAGCCCAAGTGAGTCAAAGGCTTCCAGTGTCAGGGTTTGCTGCTGGGTATCTATGATTTGCTTGATAATGCCCAAGGGGAATGACTCTTCCGATTCGGCATTGAGATACGCAAAGGCTGTCAGAGCAATCATCTGTCCGAACACGCTGAAGAGTGCCAGGGTTTGTACTTCGTCCGGGTCAATATTGTTGCTTACCAGATCTTTAAGGCTGTCCACCGCAGATGCGGCAATGCTTTCGGTCAGGCGCCAGTATCCCAGTACCAGCTTCTTATAAGGCTGCGGCAGCTCATCGAGGCGCTCTTTCAAATAAAAGCTGAACGCGTAGCGATAAATGTTCACCTGCCCCAAACGGATAAGCGCATCCTTCAAGCTGCGGTTTTTAGTGTTATTGGCGGTTCCGCCCACGTGAGCCGTGGTGCTTCGCCACAATAAATGCGCCGCAAGCGCCGGATCGCTGGAGACAATATCCACCACATTACGCACATCGCCGTCGGCAAGGATGGCCTTTTTCAGTGGAATAAGGATCCCCCTGCGGCCTAATACCTGCTCTTCA
The window above is part of the Shewanella litorisediminis genome. Proteins encoded here:
- a CDS encoding GGDEF domain-containing protein, translating into MKLDFPKSILWASFLLILWQPVHAGDLSLDEIDKLFSQLETDPSQFESIPEQVELLKQNIAADDIPRTLRLKRALCWSPDLTKENALDKALNYANEQLALPMVQADIPSQADLTLCRGWLLQEKGVMADAMSDYNRSVALAYQSEEPRLIADSRSLRGALLSYQGNFADALEDLITSQHLYESLNQTYWARYNLLELATSYRRFGDPATAIRYYEDLLQKYTEIKDSFAIVGVKAEMAMAYETLEEYDKALIYYREVLASWEAQKDPVNIAATRVNMSGTLIKLGRLKEAKAELELAFADVKPEHVGFYAFKHLFMAQILLAEGKPMDALPLLQIGEESFRNVENSRGLAELYATKSQAYAALEDWANAFYSLEIQNSLHTQLDSQLQSQRTTEMRTRFDTDRIENENRQLIAYQRLREKEMAILQENKLLQFTIIIMGIIILSIVSIFAYKQAQRSKLMERLALTDHLTQLANRRHTYHEGEAMFRSARPGSPLSVILFDADHFKKINDHFGHDVGDKVLIAMAQSSVGQMRKGDLVGRIGGEEFLALLPHTTLEQAVEIAERLRLTIETTDLSEVAPGLGMSISAGVATLDSSRDKNFSSFLNRADHALYRAKHNGRNRVEKED
- a CDS encoding substrate-binding periplasmic protein encodes the protein MGYTCYLLLTALLCFSLMAKGEAADPTAPIRLRLLTEPLPPLSYLEGEKATGYAVELVEHLKARLNEGANIEVLPWARAYSVASQLPNILLFSTALRDSRRSQFDFVGPIATARIKVYKLATDTDIPTSLDAAAEYGSLGVYRGSPSERILKKSGVKNVEVSSYPLQSLRQLLAGRVRYWCQADLAVSMLLSQAGTTEFAITPLFELERVELYLAFSRGTPALTVQQWHQALADFQEEGGFAELYERWFNMPVENTQSHILWHLTPED
- the queG gene encoding tRNA epoxyqueuosine(34) reductase QueG gives rise to the protein MTSTPSHAQLSDLARLIKDWGKALGFSGLGITDTDLSAEEPRFLDWLAKGYHGEMAYMESHGLMRTRAQELHPGTIRVIAARMDYLPENAGFAANLRDPNLGYISRYAGGRDYHKLIRNRLKKLGEQIDAWLDERGFASSNFRPFVDSAPILERPLAEKAGLGWTGKHSLILNHQAGSWFFLGELLVNLPLPIDIPIANDCGTCVACIKSCPTDAIVAPYVVDGKRCISYLTIELQGAIPEEFRPLMGNRIYGCDDCQLACPVNSGSPLSSEADFQTRQPLKLPSLLTLFAWDEQSFLRQTEGSAIRRIGHKRWLRNIAVALGNAPASPDILNALHARLRDEDVDEMVAEHIHWAIKRQQSGLTEESRKTARLVRAIEKGMPRDA
- a CDS encoding dodecin — protein: MNHVYKIIEVTGSSTLSSDDAIRNAVSAAAQSLHHLRWFEVVETRGHLEAGVIAHWQVTVKIGFTLDTP
- the metE gene encoding 5-methyltetrahydropteroyltriglutamate--homocysteine S-methyltransferase translates to MQLNSLGFPRIGRRRELKFALEQYWRGELSQHELLAQAKALRQTHWQWQADAGVERLPVGDFAYYDQVLTLAATLNAIPVRHRDGDKVDLDTLFRVARGRAPSGKAAAAAEMTKYFNTNYHYIVPELHANQAFSIAWTQLFDEVEEVKALGYDPKPCILGPVSFLYLSKAYGSEFDKLSLLPQLLGAYVELLARFAAQGVTWIQIEEPVLALDLDADWLAAFSTAYQAFTCVSVKLMLTSYYGSVAHHAGIIQALPVAGLHLDLVSAPEQLDVFLPRLGQQQVLSLGLVNGRNVWAADLDLIAERIAPVARDLGERLWLATSCSLLHTPVDLDVETALKPELKRQLAFAKQKLLELRSLNTLLTVPNGAEAAAIATECVARRAERAQAADAAVAARLAALSCADYERQSAFPVRQQQQQQRLKLPLLPTTTIGSFPQTPAIRALRSRARKGEISALEYDNQLKQVCRDTIDRQLKLGIDVLVHGEAERNDMVEYFGEQLDGVGFTKNGWVQSYGSRCVKPPLIYGDVSRPKPMTLDWAEYAQSLTDKPVKGMLTGPVTILHWSFAREDISRETICKEIALAIRDEVADLERAGIAIIQIDEPAFREGLPLRRGDWQTYLDWAVDSFKLSAACVRDDTQIHTHMCYSEFNDTIAAIAAMDADVITIETSRSAMELLRAFEDFEYPAEIGPGVYDIHSPNTPDVEAMVALMERAAKRIPLKQLWVNPDCGLKTRTWDEVEPALRNMVDASRELRRRLG
- a CDS encoding LysR family transcriptional regulator — its product is MIELRHLRTLMALKESGSLAAAAKKRFVTQSALSHQIKELETRINSPVFVRKSKPLSFTQEGAKLLNLAEEILPRVMETEFVLKKGLETDAHLLKVGIECHSCFRWLMPVMEAFRTEYPNADLDLSSRHLFDSLNALESGELDIVLTSDPVPGHQLAYQHLFDFEVRLVVAKEHPLASKSQVLPKDLEGLPIISYPVPLERLDLFRLFLEPAGVVPGVQKSCDLTSVLFQRIACQDGIAALPSWSISEAQGLSLSSLRLGAEGLKRPLFGAYRRGSANSRQIQRYLELVAAEGLARQSQ
- a CDS encoding HDOD domain-containing protein, which codes for MTELEHQVFSQIRAIIANEEQVLGRRGILIPLKKAILADGDVRNVVDIVSSDPALAAHLLWRSTTAHVGGTANNTKNRSLKDALIRLGQVNIYRYAFSFYLKERLDELPQPYKKLVLGYWRLTESIAASAVDSLKDLVSNNIDPDEVQTLALFSVFGQMIALTAFAYLNAESEESFPLGIIKQIIDTQQQTLTLEAFDSLGLDEELKEEFMIAHNLRQTRNPNSAGLVLRRVLSMRGLLLNPL